The Burkholderia ambifaria AMMD genome has a segment encoding these proteins:
- a CDS encoding alkene reductase, which translates to MSEKTLFEPYALGDLTLTNRIVMAPLTRNRAGAGLVPSELAATYYAQRASAGLIITEATQVSAQAQGYQDTPGLYTPEQIAGWRRVTDAVHAKGGRIFVQLWHVGRVSHTDLQPGGTAPVAPSAIRAETKTFVNNGFADVSEPRALELAELPGIVNDFRQAAANAIAAGFDGVEIHGANGYLLEQFIKDGANQRTDDYGGSIENRARLLLEVVAAVVKEIGAERTGVRISPVSPANGISCSDPQAQYDYIAEQLNAQRIVYLHVVEGATGGPRDVAAFDYDALRRRFKQTYLANNGYDVEFATTQLNEGRADLFAFGRPFISNPDLVERLKHGAPLTQLNPATLYGGGAAGYIDYPTISG; encoded by the coding sequence ATGTCAGAGAAAACGCTTTTCGAGCCGTACGCCCTCGGTGACCTGACGCTCACCAATCGCATCGTCATGGCACCGCTGACCCGCAACCGTGCCGGCGCCGGGCTGGTGCCCAGCGAGCTTGCCGCGACCTACTACGCGCAGCGCGCGTCGGCCGGCCTGATCATCACCGAGGCCACTCAGGTTTCGGCCCAGGCCCAGGGCTATCAGGACACGCCCGGCCTGTACACACCCGAGCAGATTGCTGGCTGGCGGAGGGTCACGGACGCCGTCCATGCCAAGGGTGGACGCATCTTCGTGCAGCTCTGGCATGTGGGCCGCGTCTCGCACACCGACCTGCAACCTGGCGGCACGGCGCCGGTCGCGCCTTCCGCGATCCGCGCCGAGACGAAAACCTTCGTCAACAACGGATTTGCCGACGTGTCCGAGCCGCGCGCGCTGGAGCTCGCCGAGCTGCCGGGCATCGTGAACGACTTTCGACAGGCTGCGGCCAACGCGATTGCCGCAGGTTTCGACGGCGTGGAAATTCACGGCGCGAACGGATATCTGCTGGAGCAGTTCATCAAGGACGGAGCCAACCAGCGCACCGACGACTACGGCGGCTCGATCGAGAATCGTGCGCGGCTGCTGCTCGAAGTGGTCGCCGCAGTGGTCAAGGAAATCGGCGCAGAGCGCACCGGCGTGCGCATCTCGCCGGTTTCGCCGGCAAACGGCATTTCCTGCAGCGATCCGCAAGCGCAGTACGACTACATCGCCGAACAGCTCAACGCGCAGCGCATCGTCTATCTGCACGTGGTCGAAGGCGCGACGGGCGGCCCACGCGATGTCGCCGCGTTCGACTATGACGCGCTGCGCCGCCGTTTCAAGCAGACCTATCTGGCCAACAACGGCTACGACGTGGAATTCGCCACCACTCAACTCAATGAGGGCAGAGCCGACTTGTTCGCGTTCGGCCGTCCGTTCATCAGCAACCCGGACCTGGTCGAACGCCTGAAGCACGGCGCACCGCTGACGCAACTCAACCCGGCGACGCTCTATGGTGGCGGCGCGGCGGGCTACATCGATTACCCGACGATTTCCGGCTAA
- a CDS encoding TetR/AcrR family transcriptional regulator produces MKVTKAQAQANRAHVVETASTLFRERGFDGVGVADLMSAAGFTHGGFYKHFRSKADLMAESAACGMAQTVALSAGVDAAEFVRQYLAREHRDARATGCTMAALGGDAARQPEAVRATFADGIERLLAALVQERDPSDGADAAEARADCLDIMAHAVGAIVLSRACPDDSPLADEILTVCRDKILATLGPSKTARKPGRNQGNDSSAQSK; encoded by the coding sequence GTGAAAGTCACCAAGGCACAGGCCCAGGCCAACCGGGCCCACGTTGTCGAAACAGCGTCGACGCTATTCAGGGAGCGCGGTTTTGATGGGGTCGGAGTTGCTGATCTGATGAGTGCAGCCGGGTTCACCCACGGCGGCTTCTACAAGCACTTCCGCTCGAAGGCCGATCTGATGGCGGAATCGGCGGCCTGCGGCATGGCGCAGACCGTTGCGCTGTCGGCCGGGGTGGACGCAGCGGAGTTCGTGCGACAGTATCTCGCGCGCGAGCACCGCGACGCGCGCGCAACCGGCTGCACGATGGCCGCGCTGGGTGGGGATGCCGCGCGTCAACCCGAGGCGGTCCGGGCCACCTTCGCGGACGGCATCGAAAGACTGCTGGCGGCGTTGGTCCAGGAACGTGATCCGTCAGACGGTGCAGACGCGGCGGAGGCGCGAGCCGACTGCCTCGACATCATGGCGCATGCGGTCGGCGCGATTGTGTTGTCGCGCGCATGCCCGGATGATTCGCCACTGGCCGACGAAATCCTGACGGTATGCCGTGACAAGATTCTCGCGACACTCGGTCCGTCGAAGACAGCGCGCAAACCGGGCCGCAATCAGGGGAACGACAGCTCCGCCCAGTCGAAGTGA
- a CDS encoding LysR family transcriptional regulator has product MEQISLDRLTGLIAFSRAASLGSYSAAARALGVTPSAVSKSIQRLEQHFELKLFNRTTRSLTLTQEGRELHERTLRLLAEMEAIEQAAVSARSEPAGTLKVTAPLPIGIHLIAPALPAFRKRFPKLSIDLRLGDHFVDLVGEGVDVAIRVGDLTGSRLISRQLSPHHIGAYASPDYLARRGVPKHPDDLVDHDCVNFRFQSSGQVFRWNFVTGDGSLDLIPDAGIVVDTSDAVAAVMVAGGGVGITPAYVADSYVKRGELVQVLTEFVEPRSTITALWPESRRSSPNVKAFVAHLTKVFASYAADK; this is encoded by the coding sequence ATGGAACAAATCAGCCTGGACCGCCTGACGGGTCTCATCGCATTCAGCCGTGCGGCGTCGTTGGGGAGTTATTCGGCCGCCGCTCGGGCGCTCGGCGTCACACCGTCCGCCGTGAGCAAGAGCATCCAGCGTCTCGAGCAGCACTTCGAGCTCAAGCTGTTCAACCGGACCACCCGATCGTTGACGCTGACCCAGGAGGGGCGCGAGCTGCATGAACGTACGTTGCGCCTGCTTGCGGAAATGGAGGCCATCGAGCAGGCCGCGGTCTCGGCGCGATCCGAGCCGGCCGGCACCCTGAAAGTCACCGCGCCGCTCCCGATCGGGATTCATCTGATCGCGCCTGCGCTACCTGCGTTTCGGAAGCGTTTCCCCAAGCTGTCCATCGACCTGCGCCTGGGCGACCATTTCGTCGATCTGGTCGGTGAAGGCGTCGATGTGGCCATTCGCGTAGGAGATCTAACCGGTTCTCGTCTGATCTCGCGCCAGCTTTCCCCTCACCATATCGGCGCGTACGCGTCCCCGGACTATCTGGCCCGGCGCGGTGTTCCCAAACACCCCGACGACCTCGTGGATCACGATTGCGTGAATTTCCGATTTCAGAGTTCAGGACAGGTCTTTCGCTGGAATTTTGTCACCGGTGACGGATCGCTCGACCTGATACCGGACGCCGGCATCGTCGTCGATACCAGCGATGCCGTCGCCGCCGTGATGGTCGCCGGCGGAGGCGTCGGCATCACACCCGCCTATGTGGCCGATTCCTACGTCAAGCGCGGGGAGCTGGTGCAGGTCCTCACCGAGTTCGTCGAACCGCGCTCCACGATCACGGCGCTGTGGCCGGAGAGCCGGCGCAGCAGTCCGAATGTCAAAGCATTCGTCGCACACCTGACGAAGGTGTTTGCTTCGTATGCGGCCGATAAGTGA
- a CDS encoding SDR family oxidoreductase yields the protein MTTDFAARSLDNKSVLIIGGTSGIGLSAAKQAKAAGANVTVIGFNAEGAERVAAENGFAGWRAADVTKPETLTAALADIAHVDHLVLLAGTFVAGKVLEADVDYLRRAFDERVWAAVHTLRTLGDRLAADGSITFISGVLADRPNAYGTAILASASAAMEALARGLVLELAPRRVNTVSPGTTDTPLLARTLGDGRDAYVNALKEKLPLHRLGTADEVGAAVVFLMSNGFMNGETIHIDGGARLV from the coding sequence ATGACTACCGATTTCGCCGCCCGTTCACTCGATAACAAGTCCGTCCTCATCATTGGCGGAACCTCCGGCATTGGCCTTTCCGCGGCCAAACAAGCGAAGGCCGCCGGGGCGAACGTCACCGTGATCGGCTTCAACGCGGAGGGCGCCGAACGCGTCGCCGCCGAGAATGGTTTCGCGGGTTGGCGCGCCGCCGACGTGACCAAGCCGGAGACCCTCACCGCGGCGCTGGCCGACATCGCACACGTCGACCATCTCGTCCTCCTCGCCGGGACCTTCGTGGCAGGCAAGGTGCTGGAAGCGGATGTCGACTATCTGCGTCGGGCGTTCGACGAACGTGTGTGGGCAGCCGTGCACACGTTGCGCACGCTCGGTGACCGCCTGGCCGCCGATGGCTCCATCACGTTCATTTCAGGCGTGCTGGCCGACCGGCCCAATGCGTACGGCACGGCCATTCTTGCGTCGGCGTCCGCCGCGATGGAAGCGCTGGCCCGTGGTTTGGTGCTTGAACTGGCGCCGCGCCGCGTCAACACCGTTTCGCCCGGCACCACCGACACGCCGCTGCTTGCCCGCACGCTCGGCGACGGTCGCGACGCATACGTGAACGCATTGAAAGAAAAATTGCCGCTGCATCGTTTGGGTACCGCCGACGAAGTGGGCGCCGCGGTGGTGTTCCTGATGAGCAACGGTTTCATGAACGGCGAGACGATCCACATCGACGGCGGCGCCCGTCTCGTGTGA
- a CDS encoding alkene reductase, with the protein MPTLFDPIRLGAIEAPNRILMAPMTRARGTREHVPTAMMADYYSQRASAGLIISEAIGISRQGLGWPYATGLWTPAQVAGWRKVTDAVHEAGGRIIAQLWHMGRVVHPSFLDGAQPVSSSITTAPGHAHTYEGKQSYAPARALSMNEIPAVIEQFAAAARNALQAGFDGVQLHASNGYLIDQFLRDSANFRSDAYGGSISNRLRLLIEVTEAVADVVGADRTSVRLSPNGETLGVRDSDPVPLFIAAAEALSTVGIAFLELREPPLNGSFGVGYLDPLAARIRPAFKGPLVLNSDFDAARAQAELDAGIGDAVAFGRPFIANPDYPRRLANSIPLASDDPTTWFTQGADGYVDYPGATSA; encoded by the coding sequence GTGCCTACGCTGTTTGATCCCATTCGACTGGGCGCGATCGAAGCGCCCAACCGTATCCTGATGGCGCCCATGACACGTGCCCGGGGAACACGCGAGCACGTACCCACCGCGATGATGGCCGACTATTACAGTCAACGCGCATCCGCGGGTCTCATCATCTCGGAGGCCATTGGCATTTCCCGGCAGGGGTTGGGTTGGCCCTACGCGACCGGCCTGTGGACGCCTGCCCAGGTGGCCGGCTGGCGAAAAGTGACCGACGCCGTGCACGAAGCGGGCGGCCGCATCATTGCCCAGCTGTGGCACATGGGCCGCGTGGTGCATCCGAGCTTTCTCGATGGCGCGCAGCCTGTCTCGTCGTCCATCACGACGGCGCCGGGCCATGCCCATACCTATGAAGGAAAGCAGTCCTACGCGCCGGCACGTGCACTGTCGATGAACGAAATTCCCGCCGTGATCGAACAGTTCGCCGCCGCTGCACGTAACGCACTGCAGGCCGGCTTCGACGGCGTGCAGTTGCATGCTTCGAACGGTTATTTGATCGATCAATTCCTGCGAGACAGCGCCAACTTCCGCAGCGACGCGTATGGCGGCTCGATCTCCAATCGGCTCCGGCTTCTGATCGAGGTAACCGAGGCTGTCGCAGATGTCGTGGGCGCCGATCGCACCAGCGTTCGCCTGTCTCCCAACGGCGAAACCCTGGGCGTGCGTGATAGCGATCCGGTGCCGCTGTTCATCGCGGCCGCCGAGGCGCTATCCACGGTTGGGATCGCGTTCCTGGAACTGCGTGAGCCACCACTGAACGGCAGTTTCGGCGTCGGCTATCTCGATCCGCTCGCGGCACGGATTCGCCCGGCTTTCAAAGGACCGCTGGTGCTCAACTCGGATTTCGACGCGGCCCGAGCCCAGGCTGAACTCGATGCCGGGATTGGCGATGCCGTTGCTTTCGGGCGCCCTTTCATCGCGAATCCGGATTACCCGCGCCGTCTAGCCAATTCGATTCCGCTTGCGTCGGACGACCCGACAACGTGGTTCACGCAAGGCGCGGACGGTTACGTCGATTACCCGGGCGCGACGTCGGCTTGA